GGGGCACGACGACTACCGGGGGCGGGACTGGGCCGCCGAGATCGACTCCTGGATCCGCTCGCTGTCCGCGGCCCGCTCGGCGTACGGCACCCCGTCGGCGTACGGCGGGCACCACGGCCACGAGGGCCACTTCCACGGCGACGGCCACGCCGAGGGGCACCGCTCCGGCCCCGGCATGGGGACGGTCGTCGCGGCCGGGGCGGCCGGGCTCGCCGTGGGTGTGGTGGGCGGAATGGTGGCCGCCGAAGTCGTCGACGAGGTGGGCGACTTCTTCGAGGGCGACGAGGAGGACGAGGACGGCGGCGAGGACGCCTGAGACGGATGTCCGGCCGGCGGTGCGGGGCCGCGCGAGGGGCCGGCCCCGCACCGCCGGCCGGCGGGCCGGACACCCTCCCACCGGTCTCTACAGTGCTGTAGATTTCTTCTGACCGGGGGACAGCGGGCCGCCCGAGGCGGGCAGGCCGACCAGGGGAGTGTTCAGTCGTCATGTTCGGCATCAGCGAGATCGCGATCTTCCTCGTCATCGTCATCCTGCTCTTCGGCGCCAAGAAACTCCCCGAACTCGCCCGGTCCATGGGCAAGTCGGCCCGCATCCTGAAGAGCGAGGCGCGTGCCATGAAGGCGGACGGCGGCTCCCCCGCCACCCCCGGTCCCCCCGCTGCCGCCGGCTCCCCCGCCGCTCCCGTCACCGATCTCGGGACGGACGCGGACGGCCACCGTGTCATCAGGGGGACGGCCACCGAGCGTCCCGGCACACACTGACGGCTGACGTCTGACGGCGCGGAGTTGACGCGGTACCGGGCGCGGCGGCCCGTACGGAGCCCGCGCGGCACCGGACGCGCGGGGCGCCCCCGGCGGTCCGGCTCCGCGCCCCCCGGCGGTCCGGCCCCGCGCGCCCCCGCCGGACGGCGCCCCGGGTGGTGCATGGT
This DNA window, taken from Streptomyces nitrosporeus, encodes the following:
- the tatA gene encoding Sec-independent protein translocase subunit TatA gives rise to the protein MFGISEIAIFLVIVILLFGAKKLPELARSMGKSARILKSEARAMKADGGSPATPGPPAAAGSPAAPVTDLGTDADGHRVIRGTATERPGTH